In the genome of Cytophagia bacterium CHB2, the window CACGTCGGCGACAGTCGCATTTATCGTCTATCGCGCGAGACCATCACGCCGTTGACAGAGGATCACAGTTGGATCAACGAGTTGTTGCAGGATCGCGACATCAGCGCGGACGAGGCGCAGCATTTTCGCAAAAAAAATGTGTTGACGCGCGCCCTCGGCACTCATCCCTCCGTCAAAATTGATGTGCAATGGTTTCCACTCCCGGAAGCCACAACTTTCTTGCTTTGCACCGACGGTTTGCACAACGCCCTGGACGATCAAGCCATTTTCAGAGGACTCGCGCGTACAAAAGAGGACACGTTCCTGCAAAAAACGGTGGAACAACTTGTTCTGCACGCGAAAGAATCAAACGGCTCCGACAACATTACGGCAGCCGTTGTCCGTCTCAAGAAGGGTATTGCAAAATCGTCGCCATGGGGTAAGGGTAAGATGACGATTCCCAATGAAAACCCTAAATTGTTGCCCGCGGAAGATCGTTTCATCAAAAAACAGTTAAGCCCAAATGAAGCAGCGCCTGCCGCCACGCAGAAGAAATCTCGCATAACACGTCGCAGGATGATTGCCGGCGCTTTCATATTGCTGTTGGCAGCATCCGGTTATGGCGTGATGCGGTCTTTTCAGGAATGCAATCTGGGAACGGCGCTTTTATCAAGGGAAACGGACCTCGAAAAAAATGAAGACCTGGCTTCGGCCGGCGTTACTAAAAGGCGCGAAGATATTACCGTGGTTCAAATCGACAGCGGCGCTTTCGGCCTGCCGCTGCCGCGGCTGCGGCCGGTTGAAACAGCGAATGACGGCGCGTCGCAGCAAACTCAAGCACCCGGACGCGATTCAACAAAAGCCGCCGGCAATAACGCCACACTTGCGAGCGCGGCGCCGCAATCTGGCGCACGCACGCCCGCGGCCAATTCCGATACGCCGGCAGATGGCGATGATTTGAATGCAGACGAAACCTCCGAGACTAAAAATGAAAACGGCATTAATGCGCCAACCACCAGCCTTGTGCCGCGCGCCGGCGGCCGCATTTACTTGCCCGGCTTGAATCGTTCACAATATGACGGCGCGCTGCTGTTCGTCAATGATGCGCTGCTCGGCCCGGTGCGCAATGTTGCCGATGTCGGTTTCTTTTTGCGCCCGGGGCAATACACCATCGCCGTCAAAGACAGCACCGGCCGCATCATGCATCAACGCGCAAATATCAAAGTCGTGGAGGGAGATGTTAAACCTCTGGAATTCACCCGGCAAGAATAAGGATACGGCGTCACTCGCCCTTGTTTGCGATGACCAACTTACCCCAACAGTCCAATCGCCTTGCCTCCATTCTGCAAACGCTCGCCGAAGCATATTTTGCGCGCGGCCAATACGCCGAAGCCGCAGAACGATTTGAGCAGTTCCTCCAAAACGGCGGCCACTCACCGGACGTCTATGAAAAATTGGCTTTGTCCTATCTTGCGCTCAACGAATATTCCGCAGCCGCCCGAAAAGCTTATGAACATGCCTTCGATCATTTTTCTCTGGATGAAGAGCTTTGCCTGAAAATTTGCCGGTTTTTGCTCGCCCGGCAAGTGCTTGATGACTTTTCAATTCGCGTGTATCAGCGGGCACTGGTGTTTCATCCGCCCTTCGAAAAAGAAATCTATCTATCCTTTTTTCTCTACTTCAAAAATCAAGCGCAGCATGAACACGCTTATGAAGCGCTCAAGCAAGTCGTTTTGCTGGAGCAAGGCGGCGAGGCCCAAAACCTGCGCCAGCTTGCGAGTCTAGGCCAGCAATTGGGACGCGCTGATGAAGTACGCAGCCTGCTCGACCGCCTGGAACAGATCAGCCCCCACGTTGAGGTGATTCGCCAACTGCGCGCGCTCGATTATGCCTACCTCATCCATCAGCATTCCGAGCAAGACGCCGCACTGCAGCAGCAGCGGCAAACACTGCTCACCGCCGCCTCACACTATGAAACGTTGACCACACTCCATGCGGTGCGCGAATTCTGCGCGCTGCAATATGCGTTATACAAACTCGATACCAGTCAAACCTCGCAAGACTTTGTCGCAGAAATCTTGCAGCGCATCGCTTCACCGAGCTGGAACGGACAAACCTCGGCAGCGGGCGAGCCCATTTCGCAGGCGCGGCGCAGTGTGTTGTTGCTTAAAATCAACAATCTCGAAAAAATCGTGCAGTTCACCAATGCACAATTAGCCGAAAATCTTGCGCATCGTTTTTTAACATTCTCGACTAAGTATCTGGGCAAATCAGCGGAAACGACGTGCTATCTTCTGCGCGACGGGTTAATCGCATTTGCCCCACAAGCCAAACGCCTGGCTCTCGCGGCGGTCGATCTGCTCCACAA includes:
- a CDS encoding serine/threonine-protein phosphatase, which codes for HVGDSRIYRLSRETITPLTEDHSWINELLQDRDISADEAQHFRKKNVLTRALGTHPSVKIDVQWFPLPEATTFLLCTDGLHNALDDQAIFRGLARTKEDTFLQKTVEQLVLHAKESNGSDNITAAVVRLKKGIAKSSPWGKGKMTIPNENPKLLPAEDRFIKKQLSPNEAAPAATQKKSRITRRRMIAGAFILLLAASGYGVMRSFQECNLGTALLSRETDLEKNEDLASAGVTKRREDITVVQIDSGAFGLPLPRLRPVETANDGASQQTQAPGRDSTKAAGNNATLASAAPQSGARTPAANSDTPADGDDLNADETSETKNENGINAPTTSLVPRAGGRIYLPGLNRSQYDGALLFVNDALLGPVRNVADVGFFLRPGQYTIAVKDSTGRIMHQRANIKVVEGDVKPLEFTRQE